AAAATCATGGGTTGATATCATGAGTAGGCTGAGTTGGCGggtgaaacaaaaaatttaagcgGGTCGGTTAATTTGGATGCATGTAAAATTTCTCTAATTTGTCTATAACCCCACTCACCCCAGTATATTTACATCTGTAAAATAATAGCCAAACAGTATATTATCCTACCAATGCTAAGGTGCACCACATTTCGCTTTATTACCCCCACCTATTTATGAAGAAAAATCTAAACATACCCcctattttgttaaaaaaaaaaagaggaaggcCTAAGCCTTAAACACTTAAAGCCACTACTACTAGCTAGTCCATATATCTTAATCTGTcgaggccccgtttgataaaagTATTAGAGAGGTGGGATTCGTAAAGAGATGATATTAGAATTGGGATTCGTAATAAGAagagattcgtaaggagatgggattgataatgagtatgtttgtttgaggtgggattagatgatgagattattaatattatgtttgtttTACATGGGATAGGATTTGATTAGTAGTATACATTTAcatttttgcccttatgcaaaACTGATTTAATTTATGgatgaatattttttggatcaaacttattttccaaaatacaattagaacatcaaaaaaatacttttgaagaaaatttactACCCAGATGATTTCAAGAAAAGTTATCACCAAATTGTGCAAGAAAATCACTGAGAAGAAGAGACGAAATGTGGCATTTTGGTCAATGCAAAAAAATGGGTTGGGAATGGATTGTCAATACCACCTCCCATGGGGGATTCctaatacccccattttggggAATTCCTACTCCCATCAGCTTACTAGTCCTCCCCAACATTGTGAAACCAAACATAGAATTAGGAATCCCAACTCCTTCATAATCCAATCCCATCTCCCATACCTCTTAACAAACGGGGCCTCAATGCCATCAAAATTGTTCTGCTGATGCTCCAGAACCTCCCAAGGGTTTTGCTTGTGTATTAACTCTCTCTGTTCCAACTTCAAGTctatcttcctttttttttggtcaataacTTATGAGCACACCCATTAGTTTCCCTCCACACAAAAGTTAGACTGCCATTCCTAAACAAACCCATCTCTTGTTACTAAAACCTACCTCGGGCTCATTCTTGtaaacttgtttttctttttcgttatgtatgttttgtttgttaaggaaatgaattcCACGTTGTTTGGGAGTAGAATGGGTGATCATTTAATAACATCTGGAACCTCTtcattcattgccaattagttttgagatggatataaagtttctacttgatatcagagcggggcccgtttcacctcacattttaaaaatttacaatccacaccccacgatgacagaccagcaaaaaagctgcacgatgataagacccaaaaagtggtcaaacgtgacagacctcaaaagcGGCTACACTGGAGGGGAGATATTAAGGAAATAAATCctacattgcttgggagtggaatatgtgatcatttaataacatttgggacctcttcactcattgccaattggtttttagatgaatataaagtttctacagtgTTTGTCTTTTcagaatttttgttagattcgcattatttttttggattaatcatccgtctcgacgaaaggagtctaaaagtacaaaattgtgactgaaagcaaaaaaaaaaaaaaatagtatcaAACAGCTATCTTATTTATCTAAAATAccatcttatttgaattttttcaacatctgtccataattttatactttttcaattcgtctTGTTGAGAAGAACGattaactccaaaaattacaacaaaatcctaaacaaaaagttacgacaaataaaaatatgcaaataaattttagatttatataagtttacaagaacgcaaCCTTAGTAACCGCGTGGTTCCTACGGCCCTACCGGCTCCCCGTTCCATTCTTCGATCTTTTTATTAGGGCAAGGAGTAAACGACGGTGGTGCATCTTGTGGCCCTCCGACTTTTCAGCCAACGCCCTCCCGAAACTGTCGCAACTCCACGATTTCAGTTGCCGTTGGTCGACAGCCTTTGTCTAAGATCACATGGAATTGTTAAGTTACATCATGATTTGCAATTTTCCGTCCAGGTTTAAAActagttttgatttttgatcGATAAGCTGATATTAAATAGTAAGttgttttaaaaggaaaaaaaaaaaaggattttctaAAAAGGCTCAAATAGAGAAGTTTATTCAACCCGCCTAACTTGCTGAGTTGAAACGGTCGAAAAAATCAACCAACTCGCTGGTTTTATAGGTCGTTGTATTGACAACGAATTTTAAAAATGGGGAATTTTTAAGCCGGCCCCGTTTTCTAGGTTCGGACTTCAAATAGTACgtcctgacaaaaatatttcttctttattttagtcttttatcttgatttttcatgcatttttactactattttgcccattcttcttaactttttgtctacgtgtccatttttagtaaaatttatatttttaggaTCAATTTCTTATCCAtattatttcagacaaaaatatccttggctTTGTGAACTggactgccaattctcataatcagttctatgagaactatgtgaactgaaaaatacacagttcaaaaaGCCTCGctacacactaaaatacataattctcatagaaaaatacaaagttctcatagacaatcatcatggacaataacagttctcatagacagttctcatgtgaaatggccatgtgaactaaaaaatacacagtttaaATAGCATCactacacactaaaatacacagttctcatagaaaatacatagttctcatagaaaaatacacagttctcatagacaatcatcatggataataacagttctcatagaaaaaatatagttttcatagacagttctcatataaaatatatagttctttataaaatacacatttctcatagggagttttcatagaaaatacacaattctcatagaaaatacacagttctcatagacaataacaattcttatagaaaaaaacacaattttcatagaaaaaacacagttctcatatataGTTTTtatgtgaaatggctatgtgaactaaaaaatacactGTTCAAATAGCCTcgccacacactaaaatacacagttctcatagacaatcatcatggacaataacagttctcataggataaaaatacagttttcatagaaaaaacagagttctcataaaaaatatacagtttttatacaaaatacatagttctcatagggagttctcatagaaaatatacaattctcatagaaaatacgcaattcttatagaaaaatacgcagttctcatagaaaatacacagttttcatggacaatacacggttttcatagacagttctcacagaaaaatacacagttctcatagaaaatacacagttcacatagcctcaTCACACATtaaaatacacacttcttatagaaaatacacagttctcatagaaaaatatatagttctaagagaaaatacacaattcttatagacagttctcataaacaatacacagttctcatcgAAAATGTACCgttctcttaaaaaaaatacacacaaaaatatacaaaaatagctcatcacacaattcacataatcATAACACATCCAATTTGAAAGTATTATCAATTAGAAATTATAgataatttttgcaaaaatatacgAAAATACAGGTACAAAAATTCTCACATCATCTAAGAAACCTCAACATTTGCATTTAAACATTCACCTAATCGAACCGATCTAGTAATCTGAACTTTTCCGGCACTAAGATGTCCAATAATcgtccaaaacaaaacaaacaatgaaattGAGGACCTGTTCTAGTTTGGGAACAAATTTAAAAGTCTGTGATCACAACAACAGCTCCACTCCGGTCGGCGGCATCATCATCTTctgctttttttaatttctaattcGAAATCCACAGAGACCTCGCTAGAACTACTCGACGACGAACTTCGTCCACGATCACGGTCGGTTTCACATGGTGGAGAACGCAGATCCAAAACGATCGGATATCGTCGACATCATCATCGGCGGCGCCAGTGGTGGCGGTGATTGAAGGCATGGGACAGATGAACAACACTAAAACCGAATCAATCTGTGATGCAATGTCGAACTCGTCCTCAAATATTTGTTGGAATTCTTGGCGACGCTCAATTTGCGCCGTAGAGGACGGAGGTGGggtggaggagaaggaggaTGACGGCGTTGCCGAGGCGGAGGTAGTGGTGGACGGCCCAGCACACTTGACGGCAAAAGCGGACTCCTCATGAGGAGGACGACGATGACGATGACGATACGACGCTGGGAATTGGCAGGGGGATGAGAAGAAGTCGGAGGAATTTATGGGAGAGGCGGAGGGAGGCATTTGGATTTTTGGAGTTAAGATGTCATAACATACTATTACCGAGCCTACAgctttggaggaaaaaaatttaggatTGGAATAGAACCGAACCTAAAAAACGGGGCCGgcttctaattttctatttaaaaatttatcaaCCCTCCAAGTACGCCACTAACTTATTTTGCACGTATCTTCCACCTTTTACAAATTCTGATTACTATTATTCAGAAATCTATAATCTCAATTCACTATCCAAAATCTTTAAAAGTTAATCCCGCAAACAAATTAAGATTAGGCAATAATAACGATGACGTATAAATGTTGACCGCCGTGATCTTTGCCGTTGAATTTATCATGACACCATCACCACAACTTTAAATATTGCTTTTACCTACTCATGCATGCCCTATTTTCAATAAGCATTTGGTGTTGACCTTATCAAATTAATTAATCTCTGGTGAGTAGGTAAGTAGTGATTAGTGGAATCGTTAACCTCATTAACTAGCAAATTGGTTGGATTGACGCGCGCGCGTTTTATTAGTGCAAGCGTTGCCTTAATATGCGTCCAAGAATTGAAAGAgttaaaaaaatactagtagtagttGTTTGTCCTTTTAAGTGTAAATTCTGTCCCGAAGAGGGGAAAATAGGGGTTTTCCGTCACCTCTGTGGGCCCCCTTTGCGCATTTTTATAGGtaattcaaaccgttcattttggGCCTGTAACATAatgtatccatgcaaaaaatcagcttatcCGGACATCGATGGATATGttaaaagttgagtttttagacggaaaaaaatgaacagctgtggacagtttaacttaaaaaactgTTGacagatccaagccgtccatttCTTCATCtagaactcaacttttgacatacatATCAATGTCcagacaaaatattttttgtgtagaTACACTATTTTACAGACCCTACAAAATGCACGGTTtgaattacccaaaaaatacgCAAAAAGGGCCCACGAGAAGCGTTGGCGGAAAACCATTCTGTCCGTCTCATCtggatataatttattctcttgttGTTTTATGCCCTTATGGTGACCTACAAAATGTACGGTttgaattatccaaaaaatacgCAAAAAGGGCCCACGAGAAGCGCTGGCGGAAAACCATTCTGTCCGTCTCATCtagatagaatttattctcttgtcGTTTTATGCTGGTGACTTCAGATGAGTTGTAATCGAAGAAGTAATGGTATAAGTTGGAGAGttcctttccaaaaaaaaaagagagagagttggagTGCAAGTTTTGTGCAACTGTctgatgtttttgtttttctgatcAAAGAGGGCaaagggagaaatttttcagtgccgggtgggcacgggccacgtggtgccgagcacatATTTCGGCcatccaaacgtattttggacaGCCCAgatctgtttgaacttgaaagggtgttttggtaattttacactaaaaaattatccaaacaaatctaggctgtccaaaacacgtttggacgatCGAAATCGTGTTtggcaccacgtggcccgtgcacacccggcactgaaaaacttctcggGCAGAGGAGTTGAATGACAAGTTTTGTGGAgtctcataaaaaaatgaacttttgtACGTTACGTTTTCTCAATTACATGTTAGAACAACATATAATGGAGTTTGAGTGTGAGCAGTTTATGGGTGTCGGACGGGTACCGCacacttttattattttatacgTTGTTAGGCGAATTGAAAATGGTTGTGAttctgaaacatttttttttatagacgCACTTTCTCTTTTGCCCTCCTGTGATGTAAATTCACAACGTTGTCCTTTCAAGTGTAAAAGAGTatacaaatgaaagattaaaTTTGTAATTACACGTTACGATATGATTAAaaatgaagtgtgaaaatcagtTACCAATGAAAATTTGACTAAGTAAATgatgattttaaaaagttggCAAACTAAGGATAACAATATAGAAAATGGTCCAAGTAGAAAATAAAGCCGACGAGATATTATTCAGTGCTCTTGAAACACcgccatggtttttttttttttgggtcagagAAGCACCGTCATGTCATGTGGTGCTCTAGTTCTCGGGCCTAGttttccacacaaaaaaaagaaaaaaaaaacatgtggattttttttgtcctaTTCAAATTTGTATCGCACTTGTTAGTTCTGCATCAAGATTTtctggattattgcttcgtctcAACGAAGgaaaccaacaaaataaaaaaaataggacttatacccaaatattttggaaacatccaagaaaaaatacaaaagtacATAAACGAACAATAAGCtattgacacaaaactaataaaagattttttttaataaagaaaaagaaaaattttaagttGTATGTTTTGGGGAAAAGCTATGGATACATATGAGTATGTACAGTATGTACATATCATGCACATTGATTTTGTAGAGTCCATTCAGATTTCAAAAAAGTGATTCGAAccgtctattatttttaaaatattatttataaaattctataaaaaaaattagctcaatcacatataaataataattttttcaaaatttgtaaggTCAAAACTGAGCGGTTTGAAAACTAGGACCAACATATATAACGCAGAGTGTCTTTTGGAGGAGGAAACCTGGGGGTATTGAACAATTTTCCCAACCGACACCCTCTCAACTGTTTCCCGGGGGGCCCACCGCGCATTTCACCCTCGCCTGCACCAATCACGCTCCCGCTTCTGAACCGTTCTCAGATAACACGCGTCACCAAAACCAGTTCCCATGTGCTCCGGCGCGTCATGCATTTAAACAGATTAACCACTCACTCACCTTCTCCTACTCCCACAGCTACTCCATCcaaaaacaaacccaaattagtagagagagagagagtgtgaagCAGAGAGGAACTGAAGTTCGACAGAGAAGAAGACGAAGCCGGCGATGGTAGACCGGATGCCTTAGCTTAGGTACCTACATTTTGATTCCCTTCGACACGTATACATACAAAGAGTGTATTCGTGTTTTACAAAGCGGTTAAGCAACGGGAAAAGGATCAATCTAATTAAGCAAAGCGAAGTTAATTCTTGGAAGGGAGGGTTTTACCAAATTTAAGCACTTTTAAAAGCAGTTCTCACGACTGCAAAAACTTTGCAGAGAGGAAACGAACGACATTTCAAGTTTTTTCATCGGAGATGGTCGCGATTCGAGGAAGAGAGTTCTTGATTCTGTCGGTGTTGGTTGTCGGCGTTCTTGTTACGTCGTCGTTTGGCTCCAACGTGACGTACGACCATCGAGCTCTGGTAATCGATGGCAAGCGGAGGGTCTTGATCTCCGGCTCCATTCACTACCCTCGCAGCACTCCCGAcgtgacctctctctctctctctctctctctctctctctctctctctctctctctctctctctctcactctgcTTATGTATGCTCCATCTATAACTATATAGTATATACTATGTGGGACAATTGGTGCAGATGTGGCCGGACCTCATTCAGAAATCTAAAGATGGAGGACTGGACGTGATCGAGACCTACGTTTTCTGGAACTTGCACGAACCAGTTCGAAATCAGGTGGGGAACTTTTCTTGCCATTAGCCTCCGTTGTTGTCAACGAAACAAAATCTTCTTTCTACTGCTAGTTGTTTGAAATTCCACATTATCGTCTGGGAGTATCTTCCTGTAGTGTATCAAGCGACCAAACAGGGAGTTAAATTAGCCTGAGTTATTGTAGTATATTCTACAATAGAAGttgatcaaattttattttggctTGACCATGTTACAATAACAGTTGAATTATGTATAAAGGAGCACACATGAAAGATCTGTTTTGCTAAAAATGCAAAGAGATGGATATTTAAGCGatacttttatgtttttgtggTAGTCACTACCTTTGGGAATTTTATCTCCTTAAGTATGATCTGTTTTAATTTTATAGATTTATTCTTTTCCTTGTGTAATTACGCAATGAGCCCAACCTTGAAGCCACTCCGCTCCCCAAACGGCAGGGATGGCCCTGGCTAGAGCATTCTTTCTTTAATCCGTCTTAATTTAACTTAGAGAGTTCACACGTTGGTAATTGTAGTAACTGTAGAGGGCCGCTTACAGATTCCAATGCCCATTGTGTTTTTTAGTAGGGTTTTTGTAacagagagaagaggaggaggagaggctGCGAGAGAATTGAGCGTTGTAATCTTATCATGTATATTCAGTTGTTCTTCCTTTCCCCGTGGACGTAGGCACTCTGCCTACTACTATAAGTTGTGTTATCTTGTCTCATGTGATtgtttttcatcattttcttACTCTGCATGTGAAATGAATCCACTTACTCATGTATAGCACTTGTAGAATTACTCACAAGAAATGCACTTTGATGTATGCAGTATGATTTCGAAGGACGAAAGGATTTAGTTAAATTTGTCAAATTGGTTGCGGAGGCTGGTTTATATGTTCATCTGCGAATTGGTCCTTACGTCTGTGCTGAATGGAACTATGGGTAAATCTTGGACAATTTGTATGCGTATAAAATTCTCGTATCTTGTACTACCAACAAATATAGTATTAGTGAAATTCCTGGTATCAACATTTTTTTATCTACTTTTGAACAGTGGCTTTCCTCTTTGGTTGCATTTTATACCTGGAATTCAATTTCGAACTGATAATGAGCCATTCAAGGTATTCCCTCTCACTCTGTTCTGCTATTTGAGTTGCTGGCCCGCATTCACTCATTCATACTCCTTCTGTTTTAGGCAGAAATGAAGCGATTTACAGCCAAGATTGTGGACATGATGAAGCAAGAAAAGCTCTATGCATCCCAAGGCGGACCCATTGTCTTATCTCAGGTTAGTTTCTTGTTAAGAAATTTTCCATATTTCTGCAGCATTGTCTTGTGGGTGTTGTGCGGCTTTGTCTTGCAAATCCTGTTAATCAGAATACGACTTTCTAATGATTGAGGATTTGAGTACGGGGGAATTGTTTAAATTGTCTTTGCTAGATTGAAAATGAATATGGGAACATTGATTCAGCATATGGTTCTGCTGCCAAAACTTATATTAATTGGGCAGCAAGCATGGCTACTTCTTTGGATACTGGAGTGCCCTGGGTGATGTGCCAACAAAAAGATGCACCTGATCCTATGGTGAGTTTTTCTTCAAGTTCTCTTATGGTGTTGCTTTTTTACCTCTACAGCATGTGATCTATTGTAATCCAGAAATATGTCTATTCACTGATACCAATGATAGCAAGATGGTTTTTATCAAAGGTTATGTTGCTCTTCCTAATACGTATAGATCAGCCAAGATGTTTTTATCAAAGCTTATGTTGCTCTTTCATATAAATACAGATCAACACTTGCAATGGGTTTTATTGTGACCAGTTCACCCCAAATTCtgcccaaaaaccaaaaatgtgGACTGAGAATTGGAGTGGATGGTAAGGGTAGCTGGCTTCTTAGTGGCTCACACACGGTTGCttgatcctttttctttttctttctaaactGAGGTTGCCTGTAAGAAATTGCTCATATCAACATAAAAGATTATttcgtttattgtttttatgtttCCACCCTCTTTGGCCATCTGGCATGTtaggtttctttcttttggcgGTGCTGTGCCCTACAGACCAGTGGAAGACCTTGCTTTTGCTGTGGCACGTTTTTTCCAGCGAGGTGGAACCTTGCAGAATTATTACATGGTATCTGTGTTGTCTAGAAAGCTATTGTACCTTTTATGAGCTTTTATGATAATTGCCTGATGCTTACGATACACACTCTGCTTGGAGTCCAATCTGAATGAAATTGAATGCCAGCTAAGTTATAATGGTTTTTGTTGCTTTACCAGTACCACGGTGGGACCAACTTCGGCCGCACTACTGGTGGACCCTTCATTGCTACAAGTTATGACTATGATGCTCCAATCGATGAGTATGGTACGTTTTCATGTTACATATTCAGAGGCTGCTATTGGTACTGCCTTTGAATAGGTTACTCAAATGCAACGTTCCAATCATCTGTCACAGCCCATATTCAACTTAACTAGTATCTCCAGCCTAATCAGAAAACTGAAAGAGTCTTAAGTGTTAATGTCAACTAGAATTGATAAGCGGGTGTCCTGGCTAGTTTAGTTGCACCTCGGCGAATCCCAAGGCCCTGAAATTAATGGCTAGGGAAACCTCCAATTTCAACTAATTAGTAGTAATTCtccttttgtcatttttaataGTTGAACTGAACCTTGTCTTCATCTAAAACATGcatttaaaaattttcctaatgTTGCAGGACTTATTAGACAACCTAAGTGGGGCCATCTAAAAGATCTTCATAAAGCCATAAAGCTTTGTCAAGAGGCAATGGCGGCCACTGATCCAACAATTACCTCTCTTGGTTCAAACTTGGAGGTACTCCTGTAAATCTCTACTTCCTTATCAGTGTCATGGGAACTTTTCTCTATGACTAGCTGTTGCTTTAATATTGCTTTTATAGTCAAATGATGAAGTTTCTCTGTTTCAGGTCAGTGTATATAAAACAGGGTCGGGGGTGTGTGCTGCTTTTCTTGCCAATGTGGGTACCCAATCTGATGCAACAGTGAACTTCAATGGCAATTCATATCATTTGCCGGCATGGTCTGTGAGCATTTTACCTGACTGCAAAAATGTAGTGCTCAACACTGCAAAGGTTAGCTTGCAATGGAGCCACGTAGAGAAGCACTTTGTGTACACTTTCAGTCTTTCAGTTTCAGACCATCTTCCACCCCCtccttttttgtccttttctttttgtgtccccttcttttgcttttgtttaatTTGAGGGAGATTACTTGGTACATTCTAAAGCATTCCCATTGGTTAGAGTTTATTCCTTCTGCTCCAGTTAAGGGTCTTTTTTCAACAGAACTCCAGTTAAGATGAGATCACCTAAAATTTGGTGTCTCTGATTTCAACAAAAAGGCAGCACTTCTTTGTTCTAATAACATCATAAGCTAAGGTTGAAGTTTTTCTGTGACAGATAAATTCTGTGGCTACAATTCCAGAATTCGTGCCTCAATCTTCAATCGATGATGTAAATCCTTCCGAAGCACTCTCTTCGGGCTGGAGTTGGTTTAATGAACGAGTTGGTATCTCAAGTGAAAATGCATTCACGAAACTTGGATTATTGGAGCAGATAAATACAACGTCTGACCAAAGTGACTATCTTTGGTATTCACTAAGGTATGAAAAAATATTGTCGTTATATATACTTAGTTACGGTCTGAAGCCTGTGTGGCTGTGTCTTTGATGTGATCAGTATTTCAATGATGCTACTGGATACTTCTTGCAGCTCTGGCATGCCAAGCATTGAACCGTTCCTTCAAGATGGATCTCAAACAGTTCTTCACGTGGAATCACTTGGCCATGCCCTTCATGCTTTCATTAATGGCAAACTTGCAGGTAATGGGAACTACAAAATGTTGCAAGAATCCAAGTTTTtcagaagtttttttttcttgtgct
The sequence above is a segment of the Rhododendron vialii isolate Sample 1 chromosome 13a, ASM3025357v1 genome. Coding sequences within it:
- the LOC131314860 gene encoding beta-galactosidase 8 isoform X1; its protein translation is MVAIRGREFLILSVLVVGVLVTSSFGSNVTYDHRALVIDGKRRVLISGSIHYPRSTPDMWPDLIQKSKDGGLDVIETYVFWNLHEPVRNQYDFEGRKDLVKFVKLVAEAGLYVHLRIGPYVCAEWNYGGFPLWLHFIPGIQFRTDNEPFKAEMKRFTAKIVDMMKQEKLYASQGGPIVLSQIENEYGNIDSAYGSAAKTYINWAASMATSLDTGVPWVMCQQKDAPDPMINTCNGFYCDQFTPNSAQKPKMWTENWSGWFLSFGGAVPYRPVEDLAFAVARFFQRGGTLQNYYMYHGGTNFGRTTGGPFIATSYDYDAPIDEYGLIRQPKWGHLKDLHKAIKLCQEAMAATDPTITSLGSNLEVSVYKTGSGVCAAFLANVGTQSDATVNFNGNSYHLPAWSVSILPDCKNVVLNTAKINSVATIPEFVPQSSIDDVNPSEALSSGWSWFNERVGISSENAFTKLGLLEQINTTSDQSDYLWYSLSSGMPSIEPFLQDGSQTVLHVESLGHALHAFINGKLAGSGKGKVALEIPVTLVPGKNTIDLLSLTVGLQNYGAFFEKAAAGITGPVQLKAGNNGSTVDLSSQHWTYQIGLKGEELGLPSGGSSGWVSESTLPKKQPLIWYKRNFDAPSGNNPIAIDFTGMGKGEAWVNGQSIGRYWPNYTASSAGCTSSCNYRGSYSSNKCLKNCGKPSQQLYHVPRSWVKPSGNILVLFEEMGGDPTQIGFATRQIGSLCSHVSESHPQPVDMWDSDQKTGRKSGPVLLLECPSPDQVISSIKFASFGTPSGTCGSFTHGQCSSTRALSIVQKACIGSKSCSIGVSISTFGDPCVNVTKSLAVEASCT
- the LOC131314860 gene encoding beta-galactosidase 8 isoform X2, whose amino-acid sequence is MVAIRGREFLILSVLVVGVLVTSSFGSNVTYDHRALVIDGKRRVLISGSIHYPRSTPDMWPDLIQKSKDGGLDVIETYVFWNLHEPVRNQYDFEGRKDLVKFVKLVAEAGLYVHLRIGPYVCAEWNYGGFPLWLHFIPGIQFRTDNEPFKAEMKRFTAKIVDMMKQEKLYASQGGPIVLSQIENEYGNIDSAYGSAAKTYINWAASMATSLDTGVPWVMCQQKDAPDPMYHGGTNFGRTTGGPFIATSYDYDAPIDEYGLIRQPKWGHLKDLHKAIKLCQEAMAATDPTITSLGSNLEVSVYKTGSGVCAAFLANVGTQSDATVNFNGNSYHLPAWSVSILPDCKNVVLNTAKINSVATIPEFVPQSSIDDVNPSEALSSGWSWFNERVGISSENAFTKLGLLEQINTTSDQSDYLWYSLSSGMPSIEPFLQDGSQTVLHVESLGHALHAFINGKLAGSGKGKVALEIPVTLVPGKNTIDLLSLTVGLQNYGAFFEKAAAGITGPVQLKAGNNGSTVDLSSQHWTYQIGLKGEELGLPSGGSSGWVSESTLPKKQPLIWYKRNFDAPSGNNPIAIDFTGMGKGEAWVNGQSIGRYWPNYTASSAGCTSSCNYRGSYSSNKCLKNCGKPSQQLYHVPRSWVKPSGNILVLFEEMGGDPTQIGFATRQIGSLCSHVSESHPQPVDMWDSDQKTGRKSGPVLLLECPSPDQVISSIKFASFGTPSGTCGSFTHGQCSSTRALSIVQKACIGSKSCSIGVSISTFGDPCVNVTKSLAVEASCT